In the Prosthecobacter dejongeii genome, one interval contains:
- a CDS encoding DUF1501 domain-containing protein codes for MSLLHEWNTFETRRQFFSRGKNALGAAALSSLLGEAVSSQALAGQGSVSPHWAPKAKRVIYLHMVGGPSQMDLFDYKPGMKDWYDKDLPASIRNGQRLTTMTSGQARFPIAPSKFNFAQYGKCGMWMNSDLLPHLSKNADDICWMRSMHTEAINHEPAICAMQTGNQITGRPCLGSWASYGLGSVNSNLPNFVVLIATPTNREQEQAISSRLWSSGYLPGEHAGVSFRSKGDPILFINNPPGVPSSVRKRTIEGLNALNELNYRQVGDPETHTRIQQYEMAFRMQASVPELTDLSKEPEHIFKMYGDEAKKPGTFANGVLMARRLAERGVRFTQIYLNNWDHHSNVGGRMPSQCKDIDQPCHALIEDLKQRGMFEDTLIIWGGEFGRTIYSQGGLSKENYGRDHHPRCFTMWMAGGGSKGGAIYGETDEFSYNIVKDPLHIRDFHATVLHLLGYNSDRFTYKFQGLDQKLTGVEAAKVVKALIA; via the coding sequence ATGAGCCTTCTTCACGAATGGAATACCTTTGAAACACGCCGCCAGTTTTTCTCACGCGGGAAAAATGCTTTGGGTGCGGCGGCTCTTTCTTCTTTGTTAGGCGAGGCGGTGAGCAGCCAGGCCCTAGCTGGGCAGGGGAGTGTTTCCCCCCATTGGGCACCCAAGGCTAAACGAGTGATCTACCTGCACATGGTTGGGGGACCTTCGCAGATGGATTTGTTCGACTACAAACCGGGCATGAAGGACTGGTATGACAAGGATCTGCCAGCAAGCATTCGCAATGGCCAGCGTCTCACCACCATGACCAGCGGCCAAGCGCGATTTCCCATCGCGCCCTCGAAGTTTAACTTCGCTCAATACGGCAAGTGCGGCATGTGGATGAACTCTGATTTGCTGCCACATCTCTCCAAAAACGCTGATGACATCTGCTGGATGCGTTCCATGCACACGGAGGCTATCAACCATGAGCCTGCCATCTGTGCCATGCAGACCGGTAATCAGATCACTGGGCGTCCTTGTTTGGGATCTTGGGCTTCATATGGACTGGGCTCGGTGAACTCTAACCTGCCTAATTTCGTAGTGCTCATCGCCACGCCGACAAATCGTGAGCAGGAACAGGCGATCTCCTCCCGTCTTTGGTCCAGTGGTTATCTTCCGGGTGAGCATGCGGGCGTGTCTTTCCGAAGCAAGGGAGATCCCATTCTTTTTATCAACAACCCTCCCGGTGTGCCTAGCAGCGTGCGCAAACGCACGATTGAGGGTTTAAACGCGCTCAATGAACTGAACTACAGGCAGGTAGGAGATCCTGAAACGCACACCCGTATCCAGCAGTATGAAATGGCCTTCCGCATGCAGGCGAGTGTGCCGGAATTGACCGATCTGTCCAAAGAACCGGAACACATCTTCAAGATGTATGGCGATGAGGCGAAGAAACCTGGTACTTTTGCCAATGGGGTGCTCATGGCCCGCCGTCTGGCCGAGCGTGGCGTTCGCTTTACCCAAATTTACCTCAATAACTGGGACCATCACAGCAACGTGGGGGGCCGCATGCCTAGCCAGTGCAAGGACATTGACCAGCCTTGCCACGCCTTGATTGAGGATCTCAAGCAGCGCGGCATGTTTGAGGACACGCTGATCATCTGGGGGGGCGAATTCGGGCGCACTATTTACAGCCAAGGTGGCCTGAGCAAAGAAAATTACGGGCGCGATCATCATCCTCGTTGTTTCACGATGTGGATGGCAGGTGGGGGCTCTAAAGGCGGCGCTATCTACGGTGAGACGGACGAATTCAGCTACAACATCGTCAAAGACCCCCTCCACATCCGCGACTTTCATGCCACGGTGCTGCATTTGCTGGGCTATAATAGTGATCGCTTCACTTACAAATTCCAAGGTCTCGACCAGAAACTTACAGGAGTGGAAGCTGCCAAGGTGGTCAAGGCGCTGATCGCGTAA
- a CDS encoding sulfatase family protein: MMRIFLLGLFGLAAQMLSAVGPNFVWIVADDMSPDIGAYGAAGVKTPNLDRLAREGRRYTRAYASAPVCSASRSAFILGTYQTTTGLHAHDVENPQPLSAPYQHLPALLRQAGWFVTNAVAPGGEKSKTKAKTHYNFAHDPSEMYDGVDWRQRSSGQPFFAQFQISEPHRPFPIPASYDENALKLIKLPSNYPDHKLMRRDWYAYLRSVEVVDRRVGAILDQLEKEGVLDETIIMFFADHGRPMPWGKQWLSIEGLQVPLLIRGPSVQAGNVEERLVSLIDLAPTMLSLAGCSIPEWMQGRPMLKGPFPDRDQIFAARDRCGDAEDRIRAVISPGFLMVENFHPEISRLNWSSYKEAGYPGMVLIRELHRSGGLTPLQDRYLSLQREPLELYDLKADPAGLVNVVRERQMANDVQKLKSALDSWIKITGDLGGLPAASTEPSLMDIQKAKKQDYLRVWKKRGFKGEPSDTERLDWWMHQYGLRAGVPIN, from the coding sequence ATGATGCGGATCTTTCTCTTGGGTTTATTTGGACTGGCTGCACAGATGCTGTCAGCGGTGGGACCTAACTTTGTATGGATTGTGGCCGATGATATGTCGCCAGATATTGGTGCCTACGGAGCCGCTGGGGTTAAAACTCCCAACCTTGATCGGTTGGCCAGAGAAGGCCGTCGTTACACCCGTGCTTATGCCTCCGCACCGGTTTGCAGTGCATCGCGCTCGGCTTTTATCCTGGGCACCTACCAGACCACGACAGGTCTTCATGCTCATGATGTGGAAAATCCACAACCTCTGTCGGCTCCTTATCAACATCTTCCGGCTTTGCTGCGGCAGGCGGGTTGGTTTGTGACGAATGCCGTGGCCCCCGGTGGAGAGAAGTCCAAAACGAAAGCTAAAACGCACTACAATTTCGCTCATGACCCCTCTGAAATGTACGATGGTGTGGACTGGAGACAACGCAGTTCTGGACAACCTTTCTTTGCCCAGTTCCAGATCTCTGAACCGCATCGCCCGTTTCCTATCCCCGCAAGCTACGATGAAAATGCTCTGAAGCTGATCAAGCTTCCTTCAAATTATCCGGACCATAAGCTGATGAGGCGGGATTGGTATGCATACTTGCGGAGTGTTGAAGTCGTGGATCGGCGAGTCGGGGCTATTTTAGATCAGCTCGAAAAGGAAGGTGTTTTGGACGAAACCATCATCATGTTTTTTGCAGATCATGGTCGCCCTATGCCTTGGGGAAAGCAGTGGTTAAGCATCGAGGGTTTGCAGGTCCCTCTGCTTATCCGAGGACCGAGTGTGCAAGCTGGGAATGTGGAGGAGCGTTTGGTGAGTCTTATCGATTTGGCGCCCACGATGCTTTCTCTCGCAGGCTGTTCGATCCCTGAGTGGATGCAGGGGCGACCAATGCTCAAAGGGCCTTTTCCAGATCGAGACCAGATCTTTGCAGCGCGTGACCGTTGTGGAGATGCAGAAGATCGTATCCGGGCTGTTATCAGCCCGGGGTTTTTGATGGTAGAAAATTTTCACCCTGAAATATCCCGCCTTAATTGGTCCAGCTATAAAGAGGCAGGATATCCGGGCATGGTTTTGATTCGAGAACTGCACAGGAGTGGTGGACTGACTCCTCTCCAAGATCGTTATCTATCACTCCAACGTGAGCCCTTAGAGCTTTATGATTTGAAGGCAGATCCTGCAGGTCTGGTCAATGTGGTTCGTGAGAGACAGATGGCCAATGATGTGCAAAAACTAAAATCAGCGTTGGATTCTTGGATCAAGATTACTGGGGATTTGGGAGGATTACCTGCTGCTTCCACAGAGCCTTCTTTGATGGACATTCAGAAGGCAAAAAAGCAGGATTACCTTCGCGTCTGGAAGAAGCGCGGCTTTAAGGGGGAACCCTCGGATACCGAACGTCTCGATTGGTGGATGCATCAATATGGCCTGCGTGCAGGAGTGCCCATTAACTGA
- the rsmD gene encoding 16S rRNA (guanine(966)-N(2))-methyltransferase RsmD has translation MRLISGSAGGIPLDVPKNVTRPTQDRVKQAIFNMLGELVDGARVLDLFAGSGALGLECLSRGAVSAQLIEQDRAACEVIRKNIAKTRLEGASVKQGDVFKVLSQMAGTTMFDLVFADPPYAHQLGEEDLSMKLALFPELQTVIVPGGSLILECRVTKNAPVEWGPWEMVRDREYGGTRILWLRKR, from the coding sequence ATGCGGCTCATTTCAGGCAGTGCTGGGGGCATCCCCCTGGACGTTCCCAAAAACGTCACCCGTCCTACGCAGGACCGGGTGAAGCAGGCCATTTTTAATATGCTGGGAGAGTTGGTGGACGGAGCTCGTGTGCTTGATTTGTTTGCAGGTTCTGGGGCGCTGGGCTTGGAATGCCTCAGCCGGGGGGCGGTCAGTGCGCAACTCATTGAGCAAGATCGTGCCGCCTGTGAGGTCATTCGAAAAAACATTGCCAAAACCCGCCTCGAAGGGGCCTCGGTAAAACAAGGGGATGTCTTCAAGGTTCTATCGCAAATGGCTGGAACGACGATGTTCGACCTCGTCTTTGCAGATCCTCCGTATGCGCATCAGTTGGGCGAGGAAGATCTCAGCATGAAGCTGGCTCTTTTTCCTGAGCTGCAGACGGTGATAGTCCCAGGCGGAAGCCTCATTCTAGAATGCCGGGTCACAAAAAATGCACCAGTGGAATGGGGCCCCTGGGAGATGGTGCGGGATCGAGAATATGGTGGCACGCGCATTCTCTGGTTGAGAAAGCGGTAG
- a CDS encoding 3-deoxy-D-manno-octulosonic acid transferase, whose translation MSKNFSLCLYNLLLPIGVLCMLPGAVRKMRQRGGHWRDLVQRLGFFSTEQKRTLAALPTGQNRLWIHAVSVGEVGIATKLMALIRRERPQVGIVLTTTTPTGYALAAEFAARQLGHVVVLYSPLDLPAVGARFLEELAPSQLVLVEAEVWPNLVASAVGLHIPVSLINARLSPRSERRYRQLRFIIRPVFSMLHQVMVQEPEDVQRWAGLGLTVDRVHHTGSIKFDPQGAAPDPVQVQSLREVLGQAGITPQQPILLLASTHPGEEVLLAKMTQRLRQKHPTLALLIVPRHVERTASLLEELRDLGLHPQRRSQVQSSSLDLLIDTTGELRAWQALATIVVVGKSFLATGGQNPAEAVMARKPVLFGPHMENFQALVDLLLTRNGAIQVADVVTLEPRLDALLKDEALCQKLGDNGHEVLAMHEGATAKTMALL comes from the coding sequence ATGTCCAAAAATTTCAGCCTTTGCCTTTATAACCTGTTACTCCCTATCGGTGTGCTTTGCATGCTGCCGGGAGCCGTTCGAAAGATGCGCCAACGCGGTGGTCATTGGCGGGATCTAGTGCAAAGGTTAGGTTTCTTTTCGACTGAACAAAAGCGGACTCTCGCTGCCCTGCCCACAGGTCAGAATCGGCTATGGATCCATGCCGTCAGTGTGGGTGAAGTGGGGATTGCGACGAAGCTCATGGCCCTGATTCGACGTGAGAGGCCACAGGTAGGTATTGTACTGACTACCACCACCCCTACTGGATACGCATTGGCGGCAGAGTTTGCAGCGCGGCAGTTAGGCCATGTAGTCGTGCTTTATTCGCCCCTAGATTTACCTGCTGTGGGCGCTCGTTTTTTAGAGGAGTTGGCTCCATCTCAATTGGTTTTGGTGGAGGCCGAGGTGTGGCCGAATCTGGTGGCCTCTGCCGTGGGTTTGCACATTCCTGTATCATTGATCAATGCACGTCTGTCACCTCGTTCGGAGCGGCGCTATCGACAGCTTCGTTTCATCATCCGGCCGGTGTTTTCCATGCTGCATCAGGTAATGGTGCAGGAGCCTGAGGATGTGCAGCGCTGGGCAGGGTTGGGACTTACCGTTGATCGTGTGCATCATACAGGTAGCATCAAGTTTGACCCACAGGGAGCGGCTCCTGATCCGGTTCAAGTGCAGTCCCTGCGGGAAGTTTTAGGACAAGCGGGGATCACCCCGCAACAGCCTATTCTCCTTCTGGCAAGCACGCATCCAGGGGAGGAAGTCCTGCTGGCGAAAATGACCCAACGTCTCCGTCAAAAGCATCCCACACTGGCCTTGCTCATCGTGCCTCGGCATGTGGAGCGCACAGCCTCTTTGCTGGAAGAGCTTCGTGACTTAGGTCTCCATCCACAAAGACGTAGCCAGGTGCAGTCTTCTTCACTGGACTTGCTTATTGATACCACGGGAGAGCTGCGGGCGTGGCAGGCACTGGCTACGATAGTGGTCGTAGGGAAGAGCTTTTTGGCGACAGGTGGTCAGAACCCGGCTGAAGCCGTCATGGCGCGCAAGCCTGTTTTGTTTGGCCCGCACATGGAAAACTTCCAAGCGCTCGTCGATCTGCTGCTGACCAGAAATGGAGCCATTCAGGTTGCCGATGTAGTGACACTAGAGCCGCGGTTAGATGCACTGCTCAAGGATGAAGCGTTATGTCAAAAACTAGGTGACAATGGCCATGAGGTACTCGCGATGCATGAAGGTGCAACAGCCAAAACAATGGCGCTTTTGTAG